From the Geothermobacter hydrogeniphilus genome, the window AGGCCCTGGCGCGTTGCCCCGGGGCGATGGTTCTGCCGGTGAGGATGGAGCGCTACCAGCAGGTGTCACGGCAGGTTTTTGCGATTTTCTCAGACTACAGCGACCTGATCGAACCGCTTTCCATCGATGAGGCTTTTCTCGATGTCAGTGGGTGCCTGCGTCTGCTGGGGCCCGGGGTGAAGATAGCCGAAGCCATTCGCCACCGGGTGCGCCGGGACCTCGGCCTGCCGATCAGTGCCGGAGTGGCGCCCAACAAGTTTCTCGCCAAGCTCGCTTCGGAAGAAGCCAAGCCGGATGGGCTGCTGGAGATTCTTCCCGAGCAGGTGGATGACTTTCTGTTGCCCTTGGATATCGGCAAGCTCTGGGGGGTCGGTCGAGTGATGGCGGACAAACTTCGAGCCCTGGGTATCGACCGGGTTTCTGACCTGCGCGGGTGGCGGCGCGAGGATCTCAGTCGACGCTTCGGTCGCGAGGGGGCCAGGCTTTATGAGCTTGCGCGTGGAATCGACCCCAGACCGGTTGTGCCGGGGCGCGAAATCAAGTCGATCGGCGCCGAGGAGACCTTCTCCCGGGATCTCACGGATCCGGAAGAGATACGCCGCCAGCTGCTGTCTCAGGCTGAGAAGGTCGCGCGCCGGGTACGCAAGCAGGGATTGGCGGCGATGGGTCTGATGCTGAAAATAAAATATGCGGATTTTTCAACCCGGAGCAGAAGCCACCGGTTCCGGAACCCCGCGCGCGAGGCCGAGGAGATCTGGCGGGCAA encodes:
- the dinB gene encoding DNA polymerase IV, which translates into the protein MTDKTIIHCDMDAFFASVEQLDRPDLAGRPVLVGGSRERGVVSACSYQARPFGVRSGMAMSKALARCPGAMVLPVRMERYQQVSRQVFAIFSDYSDLIEPLSIDEAFLDVSGCLRLLGPGVKIAEAIRHRVRRDLGLPISAGVAPNKFLAKLASEEAKPDGLLEILPEQVDDFLLPLDIGKLWGVGRVMADKLRALGIDRVSDLRGWRREDLSRRFGREGARLYELARGIDPRPVVPGREIKSIGAEETFSRDLTDPEEIRRQLLSQAEKVARRVRKQGLAAMGLMLKIKYADFSTRSRSHRFRNPAREAEEIWRATLELLKDTEAGLRPVRLTGIYLTDLVNPGRGQQELFCDPMAERRQKLIRAIDELQDRFGSKATRRATLLKQKGSVQGVQKGEDGGE